A segment of the Roseivirga sp. BDSF3-8 genome:
GCCATCAGCTGCGCCCTTACCGGCATTAGCCTGCTCGGCTTTGCCTACACACCCCACTGGGGCGTCCTACTTATCATGGCTGTGGTGCTAGGTGCTGGTGGTGGCGCTATAGATTCCTCCATCAACACCTTTGCCGCTCATACCTATACTGCCGGCACGGTCAACTGGCTCCATGCCTTCTTTGGCGTAGGTGCCACACTTGGCCCTGCCATCATGACCGCCTACCTCGTACGCGATTATCACTGGTCATCCGGATACCTCACCGTAGGTAGTGCGCAGCTAGGGCTTGCTGCCATTTTTCTGCTCACCCTGGGCTTATGGAAAACAAAAGATGATACAGATGAGCCTGTCATGAGTGCACGGCCTGCACAAACGCTCAGGCTACCCGTAACCTGGATCAGCGTTATCGTCTTTTTTCTATATACCGGCACCGAGGCCAGCGTAGGCCAGTGGCTCTATACCATACTTACAAAGGGTAGGGGAGTAGCCCCTTCAGAAGCCGGCCTGTGGACCAGCATCTACTGGGGAAGCCTCACCGCAGGGCGTATCATATTCGGGATCATCCTAAGGCGGATGTCCGTAGGTAAGATACTCATGGGAGCCTTTGTGGCAGTGGTACTGGCTGCTGTACTTATAGCCATTAATGCCGGGGCGCTTACCACTTCTATCGGTATTATTATAGCGGGGCTCGCCCTTGCCCCCGTATTTCCCAGCATGATCTCCCTTACTCCCTCAAGGGCAGGCAGGCAGCACGCCGCCAACCTGGTAGGCTATCAGGTATCTGCCGCTACCGTTGGCGCTGCCCTTTTGCCCGCTGCAGCAGGCCTTGTAATAGACCGGTTTGGGTTGAATTTTATCCCCGTCGTTCAGACCATACAGGCCGTGCTATTGCTCCTCTTTTATCTCTTGCTCGTGTTCAGGTATCGTCTGGTGAGATAGAAAAGAATTGCGGCCGGCTTACCGGACCTCCGTGGTAAGACTTACTCCATCCTTCTGAGCCGGTCTACATCCTCCCGCGTGTCCACATCTACATGCCCCTCAGGAAATGCTACCCTAACTACCGGGTACCGGCTCATCAGCTGTTTAGCCCCCTGGTCACCGGTTAATCTTTTTAATTCAGGAAAATGCGCCCTGGAAAAGATAGCAGGTACCCCCGTTTTCCCCCTATAACCAGAGGCTGTAATATCCTCATCGTTTGCTGCGTGTTCCTTCAGTAATGATCTCAGCAACTCCACAGACACCTGTGGCTGATCGGATAAGAGGACCAGTAGGTGATGAATAGCCGGCGAGTCACCCATCACCTCCACCCCCCTCCGGAGGCTGCTCCCCATGCCCTCCTGCCAGCGGCTGTTCATTACAACCTCATAGCCATTCATATCCATTGCATGACTGATCTCCCCCGCATGCGCACCCAACACCAGAACCTTTCTGCCGAAATTAATGGAAGAGCCTATATCCAGGGTGTGTTGCAGGAGAGGTTTGCCTTTAAAGGAAACCAGCTGTTTAGGGCTCCCCAGGCGTGTGGATGCCCCAGCCGCTAGAACCACCACTCCCGTCTGTTCCTCAATAGACATCATAAGGGCGTCACCTTAAAATCATTGTACTGTTTAGTATGAATAGGCCCCGTCTGATCCCTTAGAGACCCTCCACTGCTACCCGTTAATACCATCTGTATTTCCGCTATGATCGAAAGGCCAATCTCAGAGGGAGACTCCCCCCCAATGCTCAGCCCCACCGGTGCGAAAATTCGTTTCATCTGCTCATCATCCGGTGCCAGGCCTTCCGCTTCAAGGTCCTGCAGTATACGGTCAAACTTACCTCTGGAACCCAATATGCCTATATATGGTACTTCCCGCCGGTCCAGCAACAGCTTAAGTACCGCCAGGTCATACCCATAATTATGGCTTATGAGCACAAACACCGTCCTCTCATCTACCCGGATATGAGTCAGTACCTCCTCCGGGTGGCTTACCACTACCTGGCACGAACTTGTGAACCGGTCTTCCCTCGCATGCGTTGGTCTCCCATCAGTAACCGTAATCCGCCAGCCCAGTATAGCAGCCAGGCTTGCCAGTTGTTGCGCATCGTTGCCGGCCCCCACCAACACCAACCTGGGCGGCGGGCTGTATAGCTCAATAAACGCATGCCCCTGCTCTTCCCCGCCTTTTTTATACGTAGCGAAGTGCTTGTGACCCGCCACAAAAGCCCTTTCGGCATCAGCATGCAATTGCTCAGCCAGTGCCGGGGACGACACCTTTCCGTTTGCCCGCATGCTTTCATCAAAGACCATCACCGTCCCCCCCTGTGCTTGTGAATGATCCAGGTTAAACAGGGTGATGATCACCATAGGCCTTTCCGAAGCAGCCACACTCTTCAACAGCTCCACAGGATTGTGGG
Coding sequences within it:
- a CDS encoding sugar MFS transporter, with product MAKKNILLLICFIAFISLGLPDGLLGVGWPYMHQQFDVGLDSLGLLLICLMTGYLISSFNSGWLMARMSVGALLAISCALTGISLLGFAYTPHWGVLLIMAVVLGAGGGAIDSSINTFAAHTYTAGTVNWLHAFFGVGATLGPAIMTAYLVRDYHWSSGYLTVGSAQLGLAAIFLLTLGLWKTKDDTDEPVMSARPAQTLRLPVTWISVIVFFLYTGTEASVGQWLYTILTKGRGVAPSEAGLWTSIYWGSLTAGRIIFGIILRRMSVGKILMGAFVAVVLAAVLIAINAGALTTSIGIIIAGLALAPVFPSMISLTPSRAGRQHAANLVGYQVSAATVGAALLPAAAGLVIDRFGLNFIPVVQTIQAVLLLLFYLLLVFRYRLVR
- a CDS encoding XdhC family protein, yielding MRELEAIISTYEGSPDRDFVLATVVHVEGSSYRKAGARMLVDEEGRMTGAISGGCLEGDALRKALHALHQGRNKLITYDTSDESDAVIGAQLGCNGVIRVLFEPVSARDAHNPVELLKSVAASERPMVIITLFNLDHSQAQGGTVMVFDESMRANGKVSSPALAEQLHADAERAFVAGHKHFATYKKGGEEQGHAFIELYSPPPRLVLVGAGNDAQQLASLAAILGWRITVTDGRPTHAREDRFTSSCQVVVSHPEEVLTHIRVDERTVFVLISHNYGYDLAVLKLLLDRREVPYIGILGSRGKFDRILQDLEAEGLAPDDEQMKRIFAPVGLSIGGESPSEIGLSIIAEIQMVLTGSSGGSLRDQTGPIHTKQYNDFKVTPL
- a CDS encoding NTP transferase domain-containing protein — protein: MMSIEEQTGVVVLAAGASTRLGSPKQLVSFKGKPLLQHTLDIGSSINFGRKVLVLGAHAGEISHAMDMNGYEVVMNSRWQEGMGSSLRRGVEVMGDSPAIHHLLVLLSDQPQVSVELLRSLLKEHAANDEDITASGYRGKTGVPAIFSRAHFPELKRLTGDQGAKQLMSRYPVVRVAFPEGHVDVDTREDVDRLRRME